Sequence from the Sulfitobacter pacificus genome:
AACAATGCGGGTATCGTCGGGATTAATCCGTTCCTCGATTTTCCTTTGGAAGACTGGAACCGCGTTATGGCTATCAACCTGACAGGCAGCATGTTGTGCGCGCAACTTGCTGCGCGTGAAATGGTTCGTCAGCGATATGGCAGGATCATCAATATCACGTCGGTCAGCGGCATCCGCGCAGGGGTCGGGCGCACGGCTTACGGCACGTCCAAGGCGGCCTTGGTGGGGCTGACACGCCAGATTGCGCTTGAAGTTGCGGCGCATGGCGTCACGGCAAACGCGATTGCACCGGGCGCCATTACAACTCCGCTCACCGAAAGCACCTATACCGAAGAAACGGTTGCGCGCCTGTTGCCGATGATTCCGGCGGGTTACATGGCCGACCCTGCGGATATCGCGGCGGCAGTTGCCTATCTGGGCTCGCCTGATGCGCGATATGTGAACGGTGAAACACTGGTCGTTGATGGTGGATATGTCTGTGGCGGCATGATGCAGACTGGCTCGCTGGATCTGGGCACAAAAAGTTCGTCCTGAACACAAGGTGTCGCGCGGCGAGGCATTTTTTCATGTCGCGCGCATCATCGGGGAACGCACTATCTTGATGTCGCCGGATTGCTGATTCTCCGATCAAATCGGACGGGAGAAACCGACAACCTACAAGCCTATGTAACCTAACGTAAATTAGTTCTTGATTTGATTATATATTTTTGATTACTTACTGGTAAGTAAATAGAAAGACGCACGCATGACTCAAGCGAATGTACTGGTCGAATACCGTGGTCCGGTTGCGTGGCTGACGTTGAACAGGGCCAACAGTCTTAATGCACTTTCTGTCGACCTCATTGGGGAACTGCGCGCCGCGATAAGAGAGATCGCTGTGGCAAAACAGGTGCGCGCAATTGTGCTGACGGCTGCGGGGCGTGCGTTTTGCGCCGGTGCCAATCTGAAGGAAGTCCTCGCTGGTCTGGATGATGCCGATACGCAAAAGGGTGATTTTCTTGACGCTATCGGCGCGACGTTTCAAGCGCTGCGTGATTTGCCGAAACCGGTGATCGGCGGGCTGAATGGCATTACCGTTGCGGGCGGGCTGGAACTCGCGATGTGTTGCGATGTGCTGATTGCGGGCGAGAGCGCCAGAATTGGCGATGCTCATTCGAATTTTGGTGTGTTCCCTGGCGCAGGCGGCGCTGCTGTCTTGCCGTGCCGGATCGGACTCGCAAACGCGAAATACCTCTTGTTTTCGGGCCAAAGTCTACCAGCGCGCGAATTGATGCGCATGGGGCTGGTGCAGGAAGTGGTTGGTGATGACGCGCTTGAAGCGCGGCTGCACGAGTTCAGCCAGTTGCTGGCGACCAAAAGCCCGCTGGTCCTGTCGCAGATGAAGCGGGTAGCCAATGCATCCATC
This genomic interval carries:
- a CDS encoding SDR family NAD(P)-dependent oxidoreductase, coding for MTKPPMRDRDDFGVALVTGAGSGIGQGIALRLAELGARVVVTDIAETGIADTVKQIEAAGGTALGQKLDVSDPASVNAAFDETERWDKCVDVLVNNAGIVGINPFLDFPLEDWNRVMAINLTGSMLCAQLAAREMVRQRYGRIINITSVSGIRAGVGRTAYGTSKAALVGLTRQIALEVAAHGVTANAIAPGAITTPLTESTYTEETVARLLPMIPAGYMADPADIAAAVAYLGSPDARYVNGETLVVDGGYVCGGMMQTGSLDLGTKSSS
- a CDS encoding enoyl-CoA hydratase/isomerase family protein, translated to MTQANVLVEYRGPVAWLTLNRANSLNALSVDLIGELRAAIREIAVAKQVRAIVLTAAGRAFCAGANLKEVLAGLDDADTQKGDFLDAIGATFQALRDLPKPVIGGLNGITVAGGLELAMCCDVLIAGESARIGDAHSNFGVFPGAGGAAVLPCRIGLANAKYLLFSGQSLPARELMRMGLVQEVVGDDALEARLHEFSQLLATKSPLVLSQMKRVANASIEMTQVEALKQELAVLREHLKSNDAAEGLAAFGEKRKPVFTGT